A window from Drosophila kikkawai strain 14028-0561.14 chromosome 2L, DkikHiC1v2, whole genome shotgun sequence encodes these proteins:
- the Cnot4 gene encoding uncharacterized protein Cnot4 isoform X2, with product MNGLSSNDDAVECPLCMEPLEVDDLTFFPCTCGYQICRFCWHRIRTDENKLCPACRKEYPENPADFKPLTQEEMIAFKSQKRQRDQQRKQKITENRKHLANVRVVQKNLVFVVGLPPRLADADILKKHEYFGKYGKIHKVVINPSTTYAGVQGPSASAYVTYVHNSDALRAIQSVNNIMIDGRLIKTSLGTTKYCSHFMKNQQCPKGDCMYLHELGDPEASFTKEEMHQGKHQEYEKRLHDTLIASSGPNTAGIINGNGAASKANGAIPSSSSASSSSSSSGSAAGGGTAGANTTNGGGSANNVQQKEAWPSLSVSPINGREAANANSNSSSKSKREKLRNEKRHEKNKTKNKNSGNGNSNASNKENNVPETRGSTNTETFAEAATAEAPPPPATKAETTHSSSNNRSRKDRAKEQKKSKDTGPAPKQTERVEPRVEGITIQKKQTEATDDSCEDSLPQKRLAATAAAAVAAAAANVERSLSSCSENSEGHVSTESSVSEKSDFQEEKCNSVNSESQPESVQIPEEEEEADNSKEASVESEPNVSSGSTPVASETISSSSPSVAPNSSSQEAGGCLPEEPAEEPLDLEEIGSQVTDALSKLNIFDDAPSFFSSSSFQQAPLIKNKLDLEMRQSHLPDLVNDIDGIQKASNANEWEEAFKNVMLRNTRHVEEQLLQQQHLQQQQQHHHQQVLHQQEEFLRMHELQKRNNFANNISQINGPANDFLSHFQGNSLDLNRAQAHALLQQQLLQQQQQQAGDNLFGGNMSKFFDFHKTQQQSSAHHPYLNGHNTPQMNGNEPQRVAAFMENNRLNSSPFVENGLINSQQQPQKQRLMGMFENLPPNSQSQQNRFTQPSSIVDDDLGFDPFIETQKGLAELMENEVVQQQSINTENAAGPKLPPLQQPQVPPPHHQQHPHHQMVDNMQRARMPPPGFNHVNALGLGGGPSRLQQHTSKMMPFMNMAQQGQHQMPMAANWNHLAAMHQNPGQNVGGGDSQLPHPMAHNKVYNNSDWTTMDPAILSFRQFSSFPQNQIPPHPQQQQDMFLQHLAQQQQQNSQSGFNNQPQQQPQLAMPNMAAMANNLLNGQSQQQPQQQVNANVQGMLEFLKSRQFV from the exons ATGAACGGCCTGAGCAGTAATGATGACGCCGTCGAGTGTCCCTTGTGCATGGAGCCTCTGGAGGTGGACGATCTGACATTTTTCCCCTGCACCTGCGGCTACCAG ATCTGCCGATTCTGTTGGCATAGAATCCGCACGGATGAGAACAAGCTGTGTCCGGCATGTAGGAAGGAATATCCTGAGAATCCGGCTGACTTTAAGCCGCTAACGCAGGAAGAA ATGATTGCCTTCAAGTCTCAGAAACGCCAGAGGGATCAGCAGCGAAAACAGAAGATCACGGAGAACCGAAAGCACCTGGCAAACGTGCGTGTGGTCCAAAAGAACTTGGTTTTCGTTGTTGGTTTGCCACCGCGACTTGCTGACGCAGAC ATATTAAAGAAACATGAGTATTTTGGTAAATATGGGAAAATTCATAAAGTCGTTATAAATCCAAGTACCACGTATGCCGGGGTCCAG GGTCCATCTGCCTCGGCCTATGTTACATACGTTCACAATTCGGACGCCTTGCGGGCCATTCAGAGCGTCAACAACATTATGATCGACGGGCGACTCATAAAGACCAGCTTGGGAACAACAAAATACTGCAGCCACTTTATGAAGAACCAGCAGTGTCCCAAGGGCGACTGTATGTACTTACACGAGCTGGGGGATCCCGAGGCCAGCTTCACAAAAGAG GAAATGCATCAGGGAAAGCATCAGGAGTATGAGAAGCGACTGCATGATACTCTTATTGCGTCATCTGGACCGAATACAGCAGGTATTATAAATGGTAACGGCGCTGCTTCTAAAGCAAATG GCGCAATTCCGTCATCGTCGTCTGCCTCatcctcgtcatcgtcgtcgggATCCGCAGCGGGAGGAGGAACCGCAGGTGCGAATACTACCAACGGAGGAGGATCAGCGAATAATGTTCAGCAAAAGGAGGCGTGGCCCAGCTTATCGGTTTCGCCTATCAATGGAAGGGAGGCGGCGAATGCGAATTCAAATTCCAGTAGCAAAAGTAAAAGGGAAAAGCTGAGAAACGAGAAGCGACACGAAAAGAATAAAACGAAGAATAAGAATAGTGGTAATGGTAATTCCAATGCCTCAAATAAGGAGAACAATGTTCCCGAAACGAGAGGCAGCACAAATACCGAGACATTCGCCGAGGCAGCAACAGCGGAAGCACCGCCGCCCCCTGCTACCAAGGCGGAAACAACGCACAGCTCCAGTAATAATCGATCGAGAAAGGATCGGGCTAAGGAGCAGAAGAAAAGCAAGGATACTGGACCAGCGCCCAAGCAGACGGAGCGAGTGGAGCCAAGAGTAGAGGGTATAACAATACAAAAGAAGCAAACAGAAGCCACGGATGATAGCTGTGAAGATAGTTTACCACAAAAGAGATtagcagcgacagcagcagcagcagtggcagcggcagctgcaaACGTTGAAAGATCTCTCAGCTCGTGTAGCGAAAATAGCGAGGGTCATGTCTCCACAGAGAGTAGTGTAAGTGAAAAGAGTGATTTCCAGGAGGAGAAGTGCAATAGTGTGAATTCGGAGAGCCAGCCAGAAAGTGTACAGATcccggaggaagaggaggaggccGATAATAGCAAAGAGGCTAGCGTCGAGTCCGAGCCGAATGTGTCGTCTGGTTCGACACCAGTGGCTAGCGAGACcattagcagcagcagcccttCTGTTGCGCCAAACAGTAGTAGTCAGGAAGCAGGCGGCTGTTTGCCCGAAGAGCCCGCAGAAGAACCCCTAGATCTGGAGGAGATCGGTAGCCAAGTGACTG ATGCTCTGTCTAAGCTCAACATATTCGATGATGCGCCCAGCTTCTTCTCATCGTCATCATTCCAGCAAGCGCCCTTAATCAAGAATAAGCTAGATTTGGAGATGCGACAGTCTCATTTGCCAGACTTGGTGAACG ATATTGATGGAATTCAAAAGGCATCAAATGCAAATG aatGGGAGGAAGCCTTTAAAAATGTGATGTTACGCAATACGAGGCATGTGGAGGAGcaactgctgcagcagcagcatctgcaacagcagcagcagcatcaccatCAGCAAGTATTGCATCAGCAGGAGGAGTTCCTTCGCATGCACGAGCTACAGAAACGTAACAACTTTGCGAATAATATATCGCAGATCAATGGACCTGCAAATG attttcttAGCCATTTCCAGGGCAATTCTCTTGATTTAAATCGAGCTCAGGCCCATGCTCTCTTACAGCAGCAACTGcttcagcaacagcagcagcaggcaggtgATAATCTGTTTGGCGGCAACATGTCCAAGTTCTTTGATTTCCataaaacacaacaacaatcaTCGGCACACCATCCGTATCTTAATGGACACAACACGCCGCAGATGAATGGCAATGAGCCACAGCGTGTGGCGGCCTTCATGGAGAACAATCGACTGAATTCTTCGCCTTTTGTGGAAAATG GACTTATTAACTCACAACAGCAGCCTCAGAAGCAGAGGCTGATGGGAATGTTTGAAAATCTG CCCCCAAATTCGCAATCTCAACAAAATCGGTTTACTCAGCCTAGCTCTATAGTCGATGATGACTTAG GTTTCGATCCCTTCATTGAGACACAAAAGGGACTCGCTGAACTGATGGAGAATGAAGTTGTGCAACAACAGAGTATTAACACGGAGAACGCCGCCGGTCCTAAGTTGCCGCCGCTACAGCAGCCTCAAGTACCACCGCCccatcatcagcagcatccGCATCATCAGATGGTGGACAATATGCAGAGGGCACGCATGCCCCCGCCGGGCTTTAATCATGTGAATGCTTTGGGCTTGGGCGGAGGGCCGTCTAGGCTCCAGCAGCACACGAGTAAAATGATGCCCTTCATGAATATGGCGCAGCAAGGGCAGCATCAAATGCCGATGGCTGCCAACTGGAATCACCTGGCGGCCATGCACCAAAATCCGGGACAAAACGTGGGCGGTGGGGATTCACAATTACCACATCCAATGGCACATAATAAGG TTTACAACAACAGTGATTGGACAACAATGGATCCGGCAATACTTTCGTTTCGACAGTTTTCATCATTTCCCCAAAACCAGATTCCACCACATcctcaacagcagcaggacaTGTTTTTGCAGCATTTGgctcaacagcagcaacaaaattCCCAAAGTG GTTTCAACAatcagccacagcagcagccacaattGGCAATGCCCAACATGGCAGCGATGGCCAATAACTTGCTAAACGGACAGTCgcaacagcagccacaacaacaggTCAATGCCAATGTTCAGGGCATGCTTGAGTTCTTAAAAAGCCGTCAATTCGTTTAG
- the Cnot4 gene encoding uncharacterized protein Cnot4 isoform X1, protein MNGLSSNDDAVECPLCMEPLEVDDLTFFPCTCGYQICRFCWHRIRTDENKLCPACRKEYPENPADFKPLTQEEMIAFKSQKRQRDQQRKQKITENRKHLANVRVVQKNLVFVVGLPPRLADADILKKHEYFGKYGKIHKVVINPSTTYAGVQVRVGPSASAYVTYVHNSDALRAIQSVNNIMIDGRLIKTSLGTTKYCSHFMKNQQCPKGDCMYLHELGDPEASFTKEEMHQGKHQEYEKRLHDTLIASSGPNTAGIINGNGAASKANGAIPSSSSASSSSSSSGSAAGGGTAGANTTNGGGSANNVQQKEAWPSLSVSPINGREAANANSNSSSKSKREKLRNEKRHEKNKTKNKNSGNGNSNASNKENNVPETRGSTNTETFAEAATAEAPPPPATKAETTHSSSNNRSRKDRAKEQKKSKDTGPAPKQTERVEPRVEGITIQKKQTEATDDSCEDSLPQKRLAATAAAAVAAAAANVERSLSSCSENSEGHVSTESSVSEKSDFQEEKCNSVNSESQPESVQIPEEEEEADNSKEASVESEPNVSSGSTPVASETISSSSPSVAPNSSSQEAGGCLPEEPAEEPLDLEEIGSQVTDALSKLNIFDDAPSFFSSSSFQQAPLIKNKLDLEMRQSHLPDLVNDIDGIQKASNANEWEEAFKNVMLRNTRHVEEQLLQQQHLQQQQQHHHQQVLHQQEEFLRMHELQKRNNFANNISQINGPANDFLSHFQGNSLDLNRAQAHALLQQQLLQQQQQQAGDNLFGGNMSKFFDFHKTQQQSSAHHPYLNGHNTPQMNGNEPQRVAAFMENNRLNSSPFVENGLINSQQQPQKQRLMGMFENLPPNSQSQQNRFTQPSSIVDDDLGFDPFIETQKGLAELMENEVVQQQSINTENAAGPKLPPLQQPQVPPPHHQQHPHHQMVDNMQRARMPPPGFNHVNALGLGGGPSRLQQHTSKMMPFMNMAQQGQHQMPMAANWNHLAAMHQNPGQNVGGGDSQLPHPMAHNKVYNNSDWTTMDPAILSFRQFSSFPQNQIPPHPQQQQDMFLQHLAQQQQQNSQSGFNNQPQQQPQLAMPNMAAMANNLLNGQSQQQPQQQVNANVQGMLEFLKSRQFV, encoded by the exons ATGAACGGCCTGAGCAGTAATGATGACGCCGTCGAGTGTCCCTTGTGCATGGAGCCTCTGGAGGTGGACGATCTGACATTTTTCCCCTGCACCTGCGGCTACCAG ATCTGCCGATTCTGTTGGCATAGAATCCGCACGGATGAGAACAAGCTGTGTCCGGCATGTAGGAAGGAATATCCTGAGAATCCGGCTGACTTTAAGCCGCTAACGCAGGAAGAA ATGATTGCCTTCAAGTCTCAGAAACGCCAGAGGGATCAGCAGCGAAAACAGAAGATCACGGAGAACCGAAAGCACCTGGCAAACGTGCGTGTGGTCCAAAAGAACTTGGTTTTCGTTGTTGGTTTGCCACCGCGACTTGCTGACGCAGAC ATATTAAAGAAACATGAGTATTTTGGTAAATATGGGAAAATTCATAAAGTCGTTATAAATCCAAGTACCACGTATGCCGGGGTCCAGGTAAGAGTT GGTCCATCTGCCTCGGCCTATGTTACATACGTTCACAATTCGGACGCCTTGCGGGCCATTCAGAGCGTCAACAACATTATGATCGACGGGCGACTCATAAAGACCAGCTTGGGAACAACAAAATACTGCAGCCACTTTATGAAGAACCAGCAGTGTCCCAAGGGCGACTGTATGTACTTACACGAGCTGGGGGATCCCGAGGCCAGCTTCACAAAAGAG GAAATGCATCAGGGAAAGCATCAGGAGTATGAGAAGCGACTGCATGATACTCTTATTGCGTCATCTGGACCGAATACAGCAGGTATTATAAATGGTAACGGCGCTGCTTCTAAAGCAAATG GCGCAATTCCGTCATCGTCGTCTGCCTCatcctcgtcatcgtcgtcgggATCCGCAGCGGGAGGAGGAACCGCAGGTGCGAATACTACCAACGGAGGAGGATCAGCGAATAATGTTCAGCAAAAGGAGGCGTGGCCCAGCTTATCGGTTTCGCCTATCAATGGAAGGGAGGCGGCGAATGCGAATTCAAATTCCAGTAGCAAAAGTAAAAGGGAAAAGCTGAGAAACGAGAAGCGACACGAAAAGAATAAAACGAAGAATAAGAATAGTGGTAATGGTAATTCCAATGCCTCAAATAAGGAGAACAATGTTCCCGAAACGAGAGGCAGCACAAATACCGAGACATTCGCCGAGGCAGCAACAGCGGAAGCACCGCCGCCCCCTGCTACCAAGGCGGAAACAACGCACAGCTCCAGTAATAATCGATCGAGAAAGGATCGGGCTAAGGAGCAGAAGAAAAGCAAGGATACTGGACCAGCGCCCAAGCAGACGGAGCGAGTGGAGCCAAGAGTAGAGGGTATAACAATACAAAAGAAGCAAACAGAAGCCACGGATGATAGCTGTGAAGATAGTTTACCACAAAAGAGATtagcagcgacagcagcagcagcagtggcagcggcagctgcaaACGTTGAAAGATCTCTCAGCTCGTGTAGCGAAAATAGCGAGGGTCATGTCTCCACAGAGAGTAGTGTAAGTGAAAAGAGTGATTTCCAGGAGGAGAAGTGCAATAGTGTGAATTCGGAGAGCCAGCCAGAAAGTGTACAGATcccggaggaagaggaggaggccGATAATAGCAAAGAGGCTAGCGTCGAGTCCGAGCCGAATGTGTCGTCTGGTTCGACACCAGTGGCTAGCGAGACcattagcagcagcagcccttCTGTTGCGCCAAACAGTAGTAGTCAGGAAGCAGGCGGCTGTTTGCCCGAAGAGCCCGCAGAAGAACCCCTAGATCTGGAGGAGATCGGTAGCCAAGTGACTG ATGCTCTGTCTAAGCTCAACATATTCGATGATGCGCCCAGCTTCTTCTCATCGTCATCATTCCAGCAAGCGCCCTTAATCAAGAATAAGCTAGATTTGGAGATGCGACAGTCTCATTTGCCAGACTTGGTGAACG ATATTGATGGAATTCAAAAGGCATCAAATGCAAATG aatGGGAGGAAGCCTTTAAAAATGTGATGTTACGCAATACGAGGCATGTGGAGGAGcaactgctgcagcagcagcatctgcaacagcagcagcagcatcaccatCAGCAAGTATTGCATCAGCAGGAGGAGTTCCTTCGCATGCACGAGCTACAGAAACGTAACAACTTTGCGAATAATATATCGCAGATCAATGGACCTGCAAATG attttcttAGCCATTTCCAGGGCAATTCTCTTGATTTAAATCGAGCTCAGGCCCATGCTCTCTTACAGCAGCAACTGcttcagcaacagcagcagcaggcaggtgATAATCTGTTTGGCGGCAACATGTCCAAGTTCTTTGATTTCCataaaacacaacaacaatcaTCGGCACACCATCCGTATCTTAATGGACACAACACGCCGCAGATGAATGGCAATGAGCCACAGCGTGTGGCGGCCTTCATGGAGAACAATCGACTGAATTCTTCGCCTTTTGTGGAAAATG GACTTATTAACTCACAACAGCAGCCTCAGAAGCAGAGGCTGATGGGAATGTTTGAAAATCTG CCCCCAAATTCGCAATCTCAACAAAATCGGTTTACTCAGCCTAGCTCTATAGTCGATGATGACTTAG GTTTCGATCCCTTCATTGAGACACAAAAGGGACTCGCTGAACTGATGGAGAATGAAGTTGTGCAACAACAGAGTATTAACACGGAGAACGCCGCCGGTCCTAAGTTGCCGCCGCTACAGCAGCCTCAAGTACCACCGCCccatcatcagcagcatccGCATCATCAGATGGTGGACAATATGCAGAGGGCACGCATGCCCCCGCCGGGCTTTAATCATGTGAATGCTTTGGGCTTGGGCGGAGGGCCGTCTAGGCTCCAGCAGCACACGAGTAAAATGATGCCCTTCATGAATATGGCGCAGCAAGGGCAGCATCAAATGCCGATGGCTGCCAACTGGAATCACCTGGCGGCCATGCACCAAAATCCGGGACAAAACGTGGGCGGTGGGGATTCACAATTACCACATCCAATGGCACATAATAAGG TTTACAACAACAGTGATTGGACAACAATGGATCCGGCAATACTTTCGTTTCGACAGTTTTCATCATTTCCCCAAAACCAGATTCCACCACATcctcaacagcagcaggacaTGTTTTTGCAGCATTTGgctcaacagcagcaacaaaattCCCAAAGTG GTTTCAACAatcagccacagcagcagccacaattGGCAATGCCCAACATGGCAGCGATGGCCAATAACTTGCTAAACGGACAGTCgcaacagcagccacaacaacaggTCAATGCCAATGTTCAGGGCATGCTTGAGTTCTTAAAAAGCCGTCAATTCGTTTAG
- the Cnot4 gene encoding uncharacterized protein Cnot4 isoform X6 produces MNGLSSNDDAVECPLCMEPLEVDDLTFFPCTCGYQICRFCWHRIRTDENKLCPACRKEYPENPADFKPLTQEEMIAFKSQKRQRDQQRKQKITENRKHLANVRVVQKNLVFVVGLPPRLADADILKKHEYFGKYGKIHKVVINPSTTYAGVQGPSASAYVTYVHNSDALRAIQSVNNIMIDGRLIKTSLGTTKYCSHFMKNQQCPKGDCMYLHELGDPEASFTKEEMHQGKHQEYEKRLHDTLIASSGPNTAGAIPSSSSASSSSSSSGSAAGGGTAGANTTNGGGSANNVQQKEAWPSLSVSPINGREAANANSNSSSKSKREKLRNEKRHEKNKTKNKNSGNGNSNASNKENNVPETRGSTNTETFAEAATAEAPPPPATKAETTHSSSNNRSRKDRAKEQKKSKDTGPAPKQTERVEPRVEGITIQKKQTEATDDSCEDSLPQKRLAATAAAAVAAAAANVERSLSSCSENSEGHVSTESSVSEKSDFQEEKCNSVNSESQPESVQIPEEEEEADNSKEASVESEPNVSSGSTPVASETISSSSPSVAPNSSSQEAGGCLPEEPAEEPLDLEEIGSQVTDALSKLNIFDDAPSFFSSSSFQQAPLIKNKLDLEMRQSHLPDLVNDIDGIQKASNANEWEEAFKNVMLRNTRHVEEQLLQQQHLQQQQQHHHQQVLHQQEEFLRMHELQKRNNFANNISQINGPANDFLSHFQGNSLDLNRAQAHALLQQQLLQQQQQQAGDNLFGGNMSKFFDFHKTQQQSSAHHPYLNGHNTPQMNGNEPQRVAAFMENNRLNSSPFVENGLINSQQQPQKQRLMGMFENLPPNSQSQQNRFTQPSSIVDDDLGFDPFIETQKGLAELMENEVVQQQSINTENAAGPKLPPLQQPQVPPPHHQQHPHHQMVDNMQRARMPPPGFNHVNALGLGGGPSRLQQHTSKMMPFMNMAQQGQHQMPMAANWNHLAAMHQNPGQNVGGGDSQLPHPMAHNKVYNNSDWTTMDPAILSFRQFSSFPQNQIPPHPQQQQDMFLQHLAQQQQQNSQSGFNNQPQQQPQLAMPNMAAMANNLLNGQSQQQPQQQVNANVQGMLEFLKSRQFV; encoded by the exons ATGAACGGCCTGAGCAGTAATGATGACGCCGTCGAGTGTCCCTTGTGCATGGAGCCTCTGGAGGTGGACGATCTGACATTTTTCCCCTGCACCTGCGGCTACCAG ATCTGCCGATTCTGTTGGCATAGAATCCGCACGGATGAGAACAAGCTGTGTCCGGCATGTAGGAAGGAATATCCTGAGAATCCGGCTGACTTTAAGCCGCTAACGCAGGAAGAA ATGATTGCCTTCAAGTCTCAGAAACGCCAGAGGGATCAGCAGCGAAAACAGAAGATCACGGAGAACCGAAAGCACCTGGCAAACGTGCGTGTGGTCCAAAAGAACTTGGTTTTCGTTGTTGGTTTGCCACCGCGACTTGCTGACGCAGAC ATATTAAAGAAACATGAGTATTTTGGTAAATATGGGAAAATTCATAAAGTCGTTATAAATCCAAGTACCACGTATGCCGGGGTCCAG GGTCCATCTGCCTCGGCCTATGTTACATACGTTCACAATTCGGACGCCTTGCGGGCCATTCAGAGCGTCAACAACATTATGATCGACGGGCGACTCATAAAGACCAGCTTGGGAACAACAAAATACTGCAGCCACTTTATGAAGAACCAGCAGTGTCCCAAGGGCGACTGTATGTACTTACACGAGCTGGGGGATCCCGAGGCCAGCTTCACAAAAGAG GAAATGCATCAGGGAAAGCATCAGGAGTATGAGAAGCGACTGCATGATACTCTTATTGCGTCATCTGGACCGAATACAGCAG GCGCAATTCCGTCATCGTCGTCTGCCTCatcctcgtcatcgtcgtcgggATCCGCAGCGGGAGGAGGAACCGCAGGTGCGAATACTACCAACGGAGGAGGATCAGCGAATAATGTTCAGCAAAAGGAGGCGTGGCCCAGCTTATCGGTTTCGCCTATCAATGGAAGGGAGGCGGCGAATGCGAATTCAAATTCCAGTAGCAAAAGTAAAAGGGAAAAGCTGAGAAACGAGAAGCGACACGAAAAGAATAAAACGAAGAATAAGAATAGTGGTAATGGTAATTCCAATGCCTCAAATAAGGAGAACAATGTTCCCGAAACGAGAGGCAGCACAAATACCGAGACATTCGCCGAGGCAGCAACAGCGGAAGCACCGCCGCCCCCTGCTACCAAGGCGGAAACAACGCACAGCTCCAGTAATAATCGATCGAGAAAGGATCGGGCTAAGGAGCAGAAGAAAAGCAAGGATACTGGACCAGCGCCCAAGCAGACGGAGCGAGTGGAGCCAAGAGTAGAGGGTATAACAATACAAAAGAAGCAAACAGAAGCCACGGATGATAGCTGTGAAGATAGTTTACCACAAAAGAGATtagcagcgacagcagcagcagcagtggcagcggcagctgcaaACGTTGAAAGATCTCTCAGCTCGTGTAGCGAAAATAGCGAGGGTCATGTCTCCACAGAGAGTAGTGTAAGTGAAAAGAGTGATTTCCAGGAGGAGAAGTGCAATAGTGTGAATTCGGAGAGCCAGCCAGAAAGTGTACAGATcccggaggaagaggaggaggccGATAATAGCAAAGAGGCTAGCGTCGAGTCCGAGCCGAATGTGTCGTCTGGTTCGACACCAGTGGCTAGCGAGACcattagcagcagcagcccttCTGTTGCGCCAAACAGTAGTAGTCAGGAAGCAGGCGGCTGTTTGCCCGAAGAGCCCGCAGAAGAACCCCTAGATCTGGAGGAGATCGGTAGCCAAGTGACTG ATGCTCTGTCTAAGCTCAACATATTCGATGATGCGCCCAGCTTCTTCTCATCGTCATCATTCCAGCAAGCGCCCTTAATCAAGAATAAGCTAGATTTGGAGATGCGACAGTCTCATTTGCCAGACTTGGTGAACG ATATTGATGGAATTCAAAAGGCATCAAATGCAAATG aatGGGAGGAAGCCTTTAAAAATGTGATGTTACGCAATACGAGGCATGTGGAGGAGcaactgctgcagcagcagcatctgcaacagcagcagcagcatcaccatCAGCAAGTATTGCATCAGCAGGAGGAGTTCCTTCGCATGCACGAGCTACAGAAACGTAACAACTTTGCGAATAATATATCGCAGATCAATGGACCTGCAAATG attttcttAGCCATTTCCAGGGCAATTCTCTTGATTTAAATCGAGCTCAGGCCCATGCTCTCTTACAGCAGCAACTGcttcagcaacagcagcagcaggcaggtgATAATCTGTTTGGCGGCAACATGTCCAAGTTCTTTGATTTCCataaaacacaacaacaatcaTCGGCACACCATCCGTATCTTAATGGACACAACACGCCGCAGATGAATGGCAATGAGCCACAGCGTGTGGCGGCCTTCATGGAGAACAATCGACTGAATTCTTCGCCTTTTGTGGAAAATG GACTTATTAACTCACAACAGCAGCCTCAGAAGCAGAGGCTGATGGGAATGTTTGAAAATCTG CCCCCAAATTCGCAATCTCAACAAAATCGGTTTACTCAGCCTAGCTCTATAGTCGATGATGACTTAG GTTTCGATCCCTTCATTGAGACACAAAAGGGACTCGCTGAACTGATGGAGAATGAAGTTGTGCAACAACAGAGTATTAACACGGAGAACGCCGCCGGTCCTAAGTTGCCGCCGCTACAGCAGCCTCAAGTACCACCGCCccatcatcagcagcatccGCATCATCAGATGGTGGACAATATGCAGAGGGCACGCATGCCCCCGCCGGGCTTTAATCATGTGAATGCTTTGGGCTTGGGCGGAGGGCCGTCTAGGCTCCAGCAGCACACGAGTAAAATGATGCCCTTCATGAATATGGCGCAGCAAGGGCAGCATCAAATGCCGATGGCTGCCAACTGGAATCACCTGGCGGCCATGCACCAAAATCCGGGACAAAACGTGGGCGGTGGGGATTCACAATTACCACATCCAATGGCACATAATAAGG TTTACAACAACAGTGATTGGACAACAATGGATCCGGCAATACTTTCGTTTCGACAGTTTTCATCATTTCCCCAAAACCAGATTCCACCACATcctcaacagcagcaggacaTGTTTTTGCAGCATTTGgctcaacagcagcaacaaaattCCCAAAGTG GTTTCAACAatcagccacagcagcagccacaattGGCAATGCCCAACATGGCAGCGATGGCCAATAACTTGCTAAACGGACAGTCgcaacagcagccacaacaacaggTCAATGCCAATGTTCAGGGCATGCTTGAGTTCTTAAAAAGCCGTCAATTCGTTTAG